One genomic region from Nostoc sp. UHCC 0926 encodes:
- a CDS encoding eCIS core domain-containing protein, whose translation MQEPKQDKNANTKTDRQQTAVKNLSRNGQGIAASPLDPLVQQVSRMGNAPNPSVHAAILNRAPANQQSSNRQLLLQLQQQYGNPYVNQVLQLARGMGGQTAANTTKKPLMQAKLTIGSVGDKYEQEADRTAQQVVQRMNAPSQSDRSQAIGHEAMPEAELQKKPEISTIQRQEMPEEKEEEQQAEVKQETDSLQLQKKCGGCEKKEEDNLAQMKPETGTFPQEELPKDEEKEELMMQPLAEHQPAEGGMAATPKLETSIQQKRGKGQPLSDKLREPMEQAFGKDFSGVRVHADAQSDQINRSIQARAFTTGQDIFFRQGEYASGSKQGQELLAHELTHVVQQNGSAIKAKTEEGVTLSELSPDARMQRLCSNCEKEEKPENTLQAKEVSSGTLAVAPEPEVSISQVTQPAIQRVFDDLPDRREPKAPKQEKEKQPEAPEETAESDTSDCDQQGDANKPQPEAQQEEQQPEKCPSEKEDKGKKQPKPEKTKPLKDKLSEKPASCVRQEQNPILQAFAPIPTATPNLTARSAITTATNTSTPQQNLQATGETASPETATEKVQATTTATEAQGQLRTTDAEVARLASSKINFKLPKQEETDTDNNSAALEEQRAAASNMASNFFAEAALQIQTVTGLGQSISARINGVAENAKASVMSTVQQQQDAVAAQINQQRTQVNSQAQRSIAEIQQQYQATLRNISLRTAEVSQRIQTEYSNAFQKVDQGETNLLSRVDQLYIQTYDQYIAAGDTVGNEATAVGEKWVKQWESEITDKYSNEDAVFEDRGHMRSNLPNAGKTVEVVNNGKLGKKASTAKEVAKQYKEQVTEEATKQANNLVKGKAKDIKGICCGIKEFRKQLQKQQEETLKAVIDLQQDAVLQVTEAQTKLTESANQTLQATLQSLDEQETAQLQILQGYGDRQVLAIERDAQKAIASLQKGVNQAANKLLTALQDYYSEFQGMEAPNPDELSVTLAEILGQFDSSIGTVQKETEKGIAVSEDGIAQGEQQAVSAVGAIAQTVMEESAAVVEEAKTSFNNLNQGITNTFNQLRDAYTQAANKFVEATAKGLAQITQNSQNPLEQIYQKLSEALQKSVTQIETGLRDTLKCLEIDIQNYAAKAVEDEPWWKTLLKALVFIAVIVVAIVLAPIGIGFVAGALGGGIAATIFASVVVGAALGAGLGALSQIANNAIDGKNLMDGVGKAALAGAIGGAIGGFGGVLGGALGNVGKLGVGLSKTWSKFGIETVFDTLGNIFGDLAAGNPITLEGVLIGAAIGAGSYVATTKGTLRRLGKPGEKIQSFPERSSEAGMRGGAFVGGKVKTAFGGKADTSVDSRSGVDGRSAKPSETEVKTPKTSMPGGRGVDSPTVSRPDVDVTGVKSLKTEVKAPATEKIPETVTSGERSTHYDEPEIEPGVVAKEKTADGHEIKVLKDGRIFRCTTCAEIKVQYKDVLEQNPYLKQRLDKIDNIENSVEQAKGLKELEKELSQQQKIKQSSNDNDTRQVDEPGSSSGSQSKEQQETPPQEEAMQADKPTLKLTGKKRAKELGYRDAEEGYYWNLKNEELSYKRKSKDSPIRDYNKETHQFFDVDSTNQKTRQSSKKGKPESEAGYEGDTEQTTSKSAQKKQKKDPNQKLEDYHYQERREDAGVGTKVNFLTHRNFRTERRLRRKGHFTEMNLYTVTYRLKNGKRIRVVTVSNPTTAPLPKDHETMDPTLRASLRIHGHSEASHSRFEAENPEFQQSNGAKRLKEATTREQCGLDSGGGKGCRNTFPSQADEHVFGFPYSGTEDHIQLESTLKKVLENIKQGNPVTKNLTEEEKKDYSNAKESARTARQDSAEQNNALREAINKLGKEDSDYPSYSSDEDDIYITPPVRRALGKDLIKLGKANIVDIAPEKTLSAKDIDNEKERYTKKLITMATKIKPSEKQDGQASKGNSNQFNQQEPENIVALRDELQNLNENNTTGDGNCFFHAIYEGLTNNHSTEETQQNIRNLIVNQSLERQLYTDNEHANNEIESMQSGNWVQDHQVSLVAEALNLEIVIWNQVDRSWRYTASRTHQDNNTRRIHLIYTGNHYNSLTLKKL comes from the coding sequence ATGCAGGAGCCGAAGCAGGATAAAAACGCTAATACCAAGACAGACCGCCAACAAACTGCGGTTAAAAATTTGTCGCGGAATGGACAAGGTATCGCCGCCAGCCCTCTTGACCCATTAGTACAGCAAGTTTCGCGGATGGGGAATGCTCCCAATCCTAGCGTCCATGCGGCTATCCTGAATCGCGCTCCTGCTAATCAGCAATCTTCTAACAGGCAACTATTACTCCAATTGCAACAGCAGTATGGAAATCCCTACGTGAATCAGGTGTTGCAATTAGCGCGGGGGATGGGGGGGCAAACAGCCGCTAACACGACTAAAAAACCTCTGATGCAAGCAAAGCTGACGATTGGTTCGGTGGGGGATAAGTACGAGCAAGAGGCGGATCGGACGGCGCAGCAGGTCGTACAGAGGATGAATGCGCCATCTCAGTCGGATCGAAGTCAGGCTATAGGGCATGAGGCGATGCCTGAAGCAGAACTTCAGAAAAAGCCAGAAATTAGCACTATTCAACGGCAGGAAATGCCGGAGGAAAAAGAGGAAGAGCAGCAAGCCGAGGTAAAACAGGAAACTGATTCCCTTCAATTACAGAAGAAGTGCGGCGGATGTGAGAAGAAAGAGGAAGACAACCTCGCCCAAATGAAGCCGGAGACAGGCACTTTCCCACAGGAAGAATTGCCCAAAGATGAAGAAAAAGAAGAACTGATGATGCAGCCGTTGGCAGAGCATCAACCTGCTGAGGGGGGGATGGCAGCTACCCCAAAACTGGAAACTTCAATCCAACAGAAGCGGGGTAAGGGACAACCTCTGTCGGACAAACTCCGGGAACCAATGGAACAGGCGTTTGGGAAGGATTTCAGTGGGGTGAGGGTTCATGCGGATGCTCAATCTGACCAGATCAATCGCTCAATCCAGGCTCGTGCCTTTACTACAGGGCAGGATATTTTCTTCAGGCAGGGAGAATATGCTTCTGGGAGTAAACAGGGGCAGGAGTTACTTGCCCATGAACTGACTCATGTGGTGCAGCAGAACGGTAGTGCAATTAAAGCAAAAACAGAGGAAGGGGTAACACTTTCTGAGTTATCTCCTGATGCCAGGATGCAGAGGCTTTGTTCCAACTGTGAGAAAGAAGAGAAACCAGAAAACACTCTTCAAGCCAAAGAAGTATCTAGTGGTACTCTCGCAGTTGCTCCTGAGCCAGAAGTCTCTATTTCTCAGGTTACTCAGCCAGCTATACAAAGAGTTTTTGATGATTTGCCGGATAGGAGGGAGCCGAAGGCTCCAAAACAAGAAAAGGAAAAACAGCCGGAAGCTCCAGAAGAAACGGCTGAGTCAGATACTTCTGATTGTGACCAGCAGGGCGATGCAAATAAGCCACAACCTGAAGCTCAACAAGAGGAACAACAGCCAGAAAAATGTCCTTCCGAAAAGGAAGATAAAGGCAAGAAACAACCAAAGCCGGAAAAAACCAAGCCACTCAAAGATAAATTATCTGAAAAACCTGCTAGTTGTGTTCGCCAGGAACAAAACCCAATTCTACAGGCATTTGCACCCATACCAACAGCCACACCAAATCTAACAGCAAGATCAGCAATTACCACTGCTACAAATACATCAACTCCCCAACAAAATCTCCAAGCCACAGGTGAAACAGCTAGCCCTGAAACTGCGACAGAGAAAGTACAAGCTACAACTACCGCTACAGAAGCACAAGGGCAGCTAAGAACCACAGATGCCGAAGTAGCTCGGTTGGCTTCGAGCAAAATTAATTTTAAACTGCCCAAACAGGAAGAAACTGATACAGACAATAATTCTGCCGCTTTGGAAGAGCAAAGGGCTGCTGCTAGTAATATGGCGAGTAACTTCTTTGCAGAAGCTGCTTTGCAAATACAGACTGTTACAGGGCTGGGACAAAGTATTTCTGCTCGGATCAATGGAGTAGCAGAAAATGCAAAAGCATCTGTAATGTCAACAGTTCAGCAACAACAGGATGCGGTTGCTGCCCAAATTAACCAACAACGCACTCAAGTCAACAGCCAAGCACAAAGAAGCATAGCCGAGATTCAGCAACAGTATCAAGCAACATTAAGAAATATTTCCCTAAGAACTGCCGAAGTTAGTCAAAGAATCCAAACAGAATATAGCAATGCATTTCAGAAAGTCGATCAAGGCGAAACCAACTTACTTAGTCGTGTTGACCAACTTTATATTCAGACTTATGACCAATATATTGCTGCTGGCGACACGGTAGGTAATGAAGCAACTGCTGTTGGGGAAAAATGGGTAAAACAGTGGGAATCGGAAATTACTGATAAATACAGTAACGAAGATGCCGTTTTCGAGGATCGGGGTCATATGCGATCTAATCTTCCAAACGCTGGTAAAACAGTAGAAGTAGTAAATAATGGTAAACTTGGGAAAAAAGCTAGCACAGCTAAAGAAGTAGCAAAACAATACAAAGAACAAGTAACAGAAGAAGCTACTAAACAGGCAAATAATCTTGTAAAAGGGAAAGCTAAAGATATTAAAGGTATTTGTTGCGGGATTAAGGAGTTCCGCAAACAGTTACAAAAGCAGCAAGAAGAAACTCTCAAAGCTGTAATTGATCTCCAGCAGGATGCTGTATTGCAAGTAACGGAAGCACAAACTAAGCTAACTGAGTCTGCTAACCAGACCCTGCAAGCGACATTACAATCTTTAGACGAACAAGAAACTGCCCAATTGCAAATATTGCAGGGTTACGGCGATCGCCAAGTGTTGGCAATTGAACGAGATGCCCAAAAGGCGATCGCATCGCTACAAAAAGGAGTCAACCAAGCTGCTAACAAGTTGCTAACTGCCCTGCAAGATTACTACAGCGAATTTCAGGGCATGGAAGCTCCTAACCCGGATGAGTTAAGTGTAACTTTAGCAGAAATACTTGGGCAGTTTGACAGTAGCATTGGCACAGTACAAAAGGAAACTGAAAAGGGTATTGCAGTTAGCGAAGATGGGATCGCACAAGGAGAACAGCAAGCCGTTAGTGCTGTAGGTGCGATCGCTCAAACAGTTATGGAGGAATCTGCGGCGGTTGTTGAAGAAGCCAAAACCAGCTTTAATAATCTCAATCAAGGTATTACAAATACCTTCAATCAACTTCGAGACGCTTACACGCAAGCAGCTAATAAGTTTGTTGAAGCCACAGCAAAAGGTCTGGCTCAAATTACTCAAAATAGTCAAAACCCACTTGAGCAGATTTACCAAAAGCTCAGTGAAGCTTTACAAAAGAGTGTCACCCAAATCGAAACAGGACTGCGGGATACCTTAAAATGTCTGGAAATTGATATCCAGAATTATGCAGCCAAAGCTGTTGAAGATGAACCTTGGTGGAAAACACTACTTAAGGCGCTTGTATTTATCGCCGTCATAGTTGTTGCAATAGTTTTGGCTCCAATCGGGATTGGGTTCGTTGCAGGAGCACTGGGAGGAGGGATAGCTGCAACCATATTTGCTAGTGTTGTTGTCGGTGCTGCATTAGGAGCGGGTTTAGGTGCTTTGAGTCAGATTGCTAATAACGCGATCGACGGCAAGAACCTGATGGATGGTGTGGGTAAAGCGGCTCTTGCTGGTGCGATCGGTGGTGCGATCGGTGGTTTTGGTGGTGTATTGGGTGGTGCGCTGGGCAATGTTGGCAAGTTGGGTGTAGGACTGAGTAAAACTTGGTCGAAGTTTGGCATAGAAACCGTTTTTGATACCCTTGGAAATATTTTCGGCGATTTAGCTGCGGGCAACCCGATAACCCTAGAAGGAGTTCTCATCGGTGCGGCGATCGGTGCAGGCAGTTATGTCGCTACAACTAAAGGAACTCTGAGGAGACTTGGTAAACCGGGTGAAAAAATCCAAAGTTTCCCAGAAAGGTCATCAGAGGCAGGGATGCGAGGTGGTGCATTTGTAGGAGGTAAGGTTAAGACTGCCTTTGGTGGCAAAGCTGATACCTCGGTAGATAGCCGTTCTGGCGTGGATGGAAGGAGTGCCAAGCCTTCGGAAACTGAGGTGAAAACGCCTAAGACAAGTATGCCTGGTGGTAGAGGAGTTGATAGTCCGACTGTTAGCCGTCCTGATGTGGATGTGACTGGTGTTAAGTCTCTGAAAACGGAAGTAAAAGCACCAGCTACGGAGAAAATACCTGAGACAGTTACATCCGGTGAACGCAGCACTCACTATGATGAACCGGAAATTGAGCCTGGTGTAGTTGCTAAAGAGAAGACGGCAGATGGACATGAGATTAAAGTTCTCAAAGATGGTCGCATTTTTCGCTGTACGACCTGTGCTGAAATCAAGGTTCAATATAAAGACGTACTTGAACAAAACCCCTATCTCAAACAGCGTCTTGACAAAATCGACAACATAGAAAACTCAGTAGAACAAGCTAAAGGATTAAAGGAGCTTGAGAAAGAATTATCACAACAACAAAAAATCAAGCAATCATCAAATGATAACGACACAAGGCAAGTCGATGAGCCTGGTAGTTCTAGTGGCAGTCAAAGCAAAGAACAGCAAGAAACTCCACCGCAAGAAGAAGCAATGCAAGCCGATAAGCCAACATTGAAGCTTACAGGAAAAAAGAGAGCTAAAGAATTGGGCTACCGAGATGCGGAGGAAGGTTACTACTGGAATCTCAAGAATGAGGAACTGTCGTACAAGCGCAAATCTAAAGATTCGCCAATAAGAGATTATAATAAGGAAACTCATCAATTCTTCGATGTAGACTCCACTAACCAAAAAACTCGTCAGTCCAGTAAAAAAGGAAAGCCGGAATCTGAGGCTGGCTACGAAGGTGACACTGAACAAACAACGTCTAAGTCAGCACAGAAAAAGCAGAAAAAAGACCCTAACCAGAAGCTAGAAGATTATCATTATCAAGAACGTCGAGAAGATGCTGGTGTGGGAACAAAGGTAAACTTTCTAACCCATCGAAATTTCCGAACGGAGCGGAGACTCAGGAGAAAGGGACACTTCACGGAGATGAATCTTTACACAGTGACCTATAGACTAAAGAATGGCAAGAGAATCAGAGTGGTAACGGTATCAAACCCAACAACGGCGCCACTTCCAAAAGATCATGAGACGATGGATCCAACCTTAAGAGCATCGTTGAGAATTCATGGACATTCTGAAGCATCACACTCTAGATTTGAAGCAGAAAACCCAGAATTTCAGCAGTCAAATGGAGCGAAGAGATTGAAAGAAGCCACCACCAGAGAACAATGTGGATTGGATTCAGGAGGAGGAAAAGGGTGTAGAAATACATTTCCATCACAAGCAGATGAGCACGTATTCGGATTTCCATATTCAGGAACAGAAGATCACATTCAACTAGAAAGTACGCTAAAAAAGGTGCTAGAAAACATTAAACAAGGTAACCCAGTCACGAAAAACCTGACCGAAGAAGAAAAAAAGGATTATTCTAATGCCAAAGAGTCTGCGAGAACAGCGAGGCAGGACAGCGCAGAGCAGAATAACGCATTAAGAGAAGCGATTAACAAATTGGGTAAAGAAGATAGCGATTACCCTTCTTATTCATCGGATGAAGACGATATATATATCACACCGCCAGTTAGAAGAGCATTGGGAAAAGACCTTATCAAGCTGGGAAAAGCCAACATAGTAGACATAGCTCCGGAAAAAACGTTATCGGCGAAGGATATCGACAATGAGAAAGAAAGATACACTAAAAAGTTAATAACGATGGCGACAAAAATTAAGCCTTCAGAAAAACAAGATGGTCAAGCGTCCAAAGGTAACAGTAATCAATTTAACCAACAAGAACCAGAGAACATTGTTGCTTTGCGCGACGAGTTACAAAATTTAAACGAAAATAATACAACAGGAGATGGTAATTGTTTTTTCCATGCTATCTACGAAGGACTTACCAACAATCATTCAACGGAAGAGACTCAACAAAATATCCGAAATCTAATAGTAAATCAATCATTGGAAAGACAACTATACACGGACAACGAACACGCAAACAATGAGATAGAAAGTATGCAATCAGGGAACTGGGTTCAGGATCACCAAGTTTCACTAGTTGCCGAAGCATTAAATCTAGAGATTGTTATCTGGAATCAAGTAGATCGCAGCTGGCGCTACACGGCAAGTCGTACACATCAGGACAATAACACAAGACGAATACACTTAATTTACACAGGCAATCACTATAACTCACTTACACTAAAAAAGTTGTGA
- a CDS encoding carboxypeptidase-like regulatory domain-containing protein: MANNGLASTDSSLSSFERNSYFYGKLLTVRDFELEQKYGIEKNHLLNRLIQGKGIVCGLEVDEKITLEKDNQQDTVFLRVQISQGVALDSLGQEIVVTQNISEALELNTRGKNYIYIQYKEQPTERVSQVENGYARIKETYTIFASSEVPSTQIKGIVFVESDTDSESILGVKVEAVDAKTQIVKAVTFTDILGNYTLLVSNGNYQVKASANGFKTKISGVITVSLDKQSESIKTIEDLTLIPDSSETPSFLIQELVQNYYNDYLSTYSGYNQDSKILLGVVNISADNAPPTLDKQETAKYRQIVYSNPMLYDLLSKINATIPAPADTVSSIEQTLIPGISPQFAHADHIHNLADDVVTASKINSKIFTSSDNSISIAKTQDKQSFDLKVASSVKLPVPGETATSIQQTSNAGSSTEFARADHIHNLLINDRGPDASGKFIFTPGDNINLVPGQKPNELVISATGDNASTPTAIFTGTQELEFETDEALPKGSLVPVSVTVEDLKEGQPFSVMLAPILPADIPPITRPSLGQKEGLHFVFGSNIQLPRMYVAYVPLPYNKTFEIHGFDANCANNNKEQKVKVVYWVIAGSQEVNAPSASIKDKVLEVIRSSDSEGIKITGLMRELGVARSELEPELAQLVEAGEIQRGSGNRFQISGT; this comes from the coding sequence ATGGCGAATAATGGATTAGCAAGCACAGATTCCTCGTTAAGTTCTTTTGAACGTAACAGTTATTTTTATGGCAAACTACTGACTGTCCGTGATTTTGAACTAGAACAAAAATATGGAATTGAAAAAAACCATCTTCTCAATCGCTTGATTCAAGGTAAAGGTATCGTTTGTGGCTTAGAAGTTGATGAAAAAATTACTCTTGAAAAAGATAATCAGCAAGATACAGTTTTCCTGAGAGTTCAAATATCCCAAGGCGTAGCCTTAGATTCTTTGGGACAAGAAATTGTTGTTACCCAAAATATATCTGAAGCCTTGGAATTGAACACAAGAGGTAAAAACTACATTTACATCCAATATAAAGAACAGCCAACAGAACGTGTTTCTCAGGTCGAAAATGGTTATGCGAGGATTAAAGAAACTTACACAATTTTTGCTAGTTCAGAAGTGCCATCTACACAGATTAAAGGCATAGTTTTTGTGGAAAGTGATACCGATTCAGAGTCTATTTTGGGAGTTAAAGTCGAAGCTGTAGATGCAAAAACTCAAATCGTAAAAGCAGTTACATTTACTGACATATTAGGCAATTATACACTTCTAGTCTCCAATGGAAATTATCAGGTTAAAGCTTCAGCAAATGGCTTTAAAACCAAAATTTCAGGAGTAATCACTGTTTCTCTAGATAAGCAAAGCGAATCAATCAAAACTATAGAAGATTTAACGCTGATTCCTGACTCATCGGAAACACCATCATTTCTTATTCAGGAATTAGTTCAAAATTACTATAACGATTACTTAAGTACTTATTCTGGATACAATCAAGATAGCAAAATACTGCTAGGTGTGGTGAATATTTCGGCAGATAATGCACCACCAACACTCGACAAACAAGAAACCGCAAAATATCGCCAAATTGTCTACAGTAATCCCATGCTGTATGACCTCCTGAGTAAAATTAACGCTACAATTCCCGCTCCAGCAGATACAGTAAGCAGTATTGAACAAACTTTAATTCCGGGAATCTCTCCACAATTTGCTCATGCAGATCATATCCATAACTTAGCGGATGATGTTGTCACAGCTAGCAAAATAAATTCCAAAATATTCACTTCCTCAGATAACAGTATTAGTATTGCCAAAACTCAGGATAAACAATCATTTGATTTAAAAGTTGCTTCTTCAGTAAAACTTCCTGTTCCCGGAGAGACTGCAACCAGTATCCAACAAACATCAAATGCTGGAAGTTCCACAGAATTTGCTCGTGCAGATCATATTCATAATTTGCTAATTAATGATAGAGGTCCTGATGCTAGCGGAAAGTTTATCTTTACACCTGGAGATAATATCAATCTCGTTCCCGGACAAAAGCCCAACGAATTAGTAATTTCAGCTACAGGAGATAATGCCTCAACACCTACCGCAATATTTACAGGCACACAGGAACTGGAATTTGAAACAGATGAAGCTTTGCCAAAGGGCAGTTTAGTACCTGTCAGCGTTACAGTAGAGGATTTAAAAGAAGGACAGCCTTTTTCAGTCATGCTTGCTCCCATATTACCAGCAGATATTCCGCCAATTACTCGTCCATCTTTAGGACAAAAGGAGGGACTACACTTTGTGTTTGGCTCTAATATTCAACTACCGCGTATGTATGTAGCATATGTACCGCTACCTTACAACAAAACCTTTGAAATTCATGGTTTTGATGCCAACTGTGCGAACAACAACAAAGAGCAAAAAGTTAAAGTTGTTTATTGGGTAATTGCTGGTTCTCAAGAGGTAAATGCACCATCAGCTTCTATTAAAGATAAAGTTTTAGAAGTAATTAGGAGTAGTGATAGTGAGGGAATAAAGATTACAGGTTTAATGCGAGAATTGGGGGTAGCGCGATCTGAGTTGGAACCCGAACTTGCACAACTGGTCGAGGCAGGTGAAATCCAACGTGGTAGTGGTAATAGATTCCAGATTTCAGGGACTTGA